In a single window of the Jaculus jaculus isolate mJacJac1 chromosome 9, mJacJac1.mat.Y.cur, whole genome shotgun sequence genome:
- the LOC123463527 gene encoding uncharacterized protein C2orf78-like, translated as MADSQDLDANLTLETSLGMLTESQTFCLPQTSQLAKSCTLESKPASECWDISESPVQSPSRFLALPPAPRAKQADNAILEAIPTEIAQPLGAYQTSKDEQEDPVLLPLQMPNTCDIRSPTESVSPGNTPGSQNAHLGESCQSFKDEWALEGGLESNRGSEDLRILGEDVWLAQPFSPVTDTDFPAPTKPQIPGSTEASEVQVSSTFMEGPPRLEREEKEKVSDLRDEAPKAKLQRQDPEGQAEGEEGEVLVGSATASDRAPDITAKHSLHRAQKATPGRPKKAQGPGQERPRRPRARKSKTCEEQKTAGGKARAEEKPPIPRAKRRKGHPPELCQEFFKKPRSSLGMHMLESVQVFHALGKKMEPKTGLSSCRALGNTRCSTEPKPSPGLQSGLRIPCQETGTEQTQGKGQKPEGSVGTERRSPSQCELPPPGKVKLVPLPFLSMDKPQARLAPRRPHSLASQRAPAPDPARPPSNPAQPPAVKPSQAAPASTTFTAGPVSSSLPRPGFNHPTQHGVSQSVACRPAPYKISSCTSLHKEPVSTAPTKVHSLPNANTQYLLEDFSRQPIPWRKVDFPGPVESTPITDEQRPEREAMKRRAQRERENAAQYTALGRVQYFVQRERDMEISEYYGYMI; from the coding sequence ATGGCAGATTCTCAGGACTTGGATGCTAACCTGACACTGGAAACATCCCTGGGAATGCTAACTGAAAGCCAGACATTCTGCCTGCCACAAACGTCACAACTTGCCAAATCGTGCACATTGGAGAGTAAGCCagcatctgagtgctgggacattTCCGAATCTCCAGTTCAAAGCCCTTCTCGCTTCCTGGCCTTGCCTCCTGCTCCACGTGCTAAACAAGCAGACAATGCGATTTTGGAGGCTATTCCAACTGAGATCGCACAACCTCTGGGTGCCTACCAGACTTCAAAAGATGAGCAAGAAGATCCTGTCCTCCTCCCGTTACAAATGCCCAATACCTGTGACATCCGTTCCCCCACTGAATCGGTGAGCCCAGGGAACACTCCTGGTTCCCAAAATGCCCACTTGGGAGAGAGCTGCCAAAGTTTCAAGGACGAGTGGGCACTGGAGGGAGGACTGGAATCTAACAGAGGTTCTGAAGACCTGAGAATTCTGGGGGAAGATGTCTGGCTTGCCCAGCCCTTCAGCCCTGTGACCGATACTGACTTTCCAGCACCAACTAAGCCCCAAATTCCAGGAAGCACAGAGGCGAGTGAGGTGCAGGTGAGCAGCACTTTCATGGAGGGCCCCCCGCGtctagagagggaggaaaaggagaaagtgtctGACTTAAGGGACGAAGCTCCCAAGGCCAAATTGCAGCGCCAGGACCCAGAGGGCCAggcggagggagaggagggagaggtgcTTGTTGGCAGTGCTACAGCCAGTGACAGGGCTCCCGACATCACAGCCAAGCATTCCCTCCACAGAGCTCAGAAAGCCACACCCGGCAGGCCCAAGAAAGCTCAGGGCCCTGGCCAGGAAAGGCCCAGAAGGCCCAGAGCAAGGAAGTCCAAGACATGTGAAGAGCAAAAGACGGCAGGGGGCAAGGCGAGAGCAGAAGAGAAGCCGCCCATCCCCAGGGCCAAGAGGAGGAAGGGCCATCCACCTGAGCTCTGCCAAGAGTTCTTTAAAAAGCCTCGCAGCTCCCTGGGCATGCACATGCTGGAGTCAGTGCAGGTCTTCCACGCCCTGGGGAAGAAGATGGAGCCGAAAACAGGGCTCTCTTCCTGCCGGGCTCTGGGCAACACACGCTGCAGCACAGAGCCCAAACCATCCCCAGGCCTCCAATCCGGGCTGCGGATCCCATGCCAGGAGACAGGGACTGAGCAAACCCAAGGCAAAGGCCAGAAACCAGAGGGCAGTGTTGGCACAGAGCGGCGTTCTCCCTCCCAGTGTGAGCTGCCCCCACCTGGGAAGGTCAAGTTAGTGCCTTTGCCCTTTCTTAGCATGGACAAGCCCCAAGCTCGCCTTGCTCCTAGGAGGCCACACTCCCTGGCTTCACAGAGGGCCCCGGCACCTGACCCTGCCAGGCCTCCATCGAACCCTGCTCAGCCGCCTGCAGTCAAGCCATCACAAGCAGCTCCTGCCAGCACAACTTTCACTGCTGGGCCAGTTTCCAGCAGTCTCCCCAGACCAGGCTTCAACCACCCTACCCAGCATGGGGTCTCTCAGTCTGTTGCCTGTAGGCCAGCTCCCTACAAGATCTCATCCTGCACTTCTCTGCACAAGGAGCCTGTTTCCACGGCACCGACCAAGGTCCACTCACTTCCCAACGCAAACACCCAGTATCTCTTGGAAGACTTCAGCCGCCAGCCAATACCATGGAGGAAAGTCGATTTTCCAGGGCCAGTTGAGTCCACCCCCATCACagatgagcagaggccagagcgCGAGGCCATGAAGAGGAGGGCTCAGCGGGAGCGTGAGAACGCGGCCCAGTACACTGCCCTGGGCAGAGTTCAGTACTTTGTTCAGAGGGAAAGGGACATGGAAATTTCTGAATATTATGGGTATATGATCTAA